GCTGTGCGCGCAGATCCCTGCTCCACGTCAGCACCTCGTTCGTTACTTCGGGTGGTATTCGTCACGTGCGCGCGGCGATCGCGCCCGGAGGAAGAGCGGAGAAGGCGACAGTGGTGCGCCGCGCTCCGAGGTCCGCACCGACACCGAACACCGGGACGACTCCCCCGCCGCGAGGTCGCGGCGTCGGAGTTGGGCGCGTCTCCTGCGCAGGATCTTCGAGATCGACCCGCTGCTCTGCCCCCAATGTGGCGTCGAGATGAAACGTGTCGCCGTGATCCAGGACGTCGGCGTCGTCGACCGGATCCTCGCCCACCTGCGCCGCATCGGTGGCAACGATCCGTGGGAAGGGACCGCGCAACGCGGGCCGCCAGCGGGTGTGCCGGGGAGCGCCGACACGCATGGATCCAGCGTCGTCACGGGCGAAACCGAGCGCTGTGCCGACACTACCGAGGAAGTGTC
This genomic window from Candidatus Krumholzibacteriia bacterium contains:
- a CDS encoding transposase; this encodes MRLDAIERKGQGKVLVQTPYDPRTGQRTLELDDLELIRRLCAQIPAPRQHLVRYFGWYSSRARGDRARRKSGEGDSGAPRSEVRTDTEHRDDSPAARSRRRSWARLLRRIFEIDPLLCPQCGVEMKRVAVIQDVGVVDRILAHLRRIGGNDPWEGTAQRGPPAGVPGSADTHGSSVVTGETERCADTTEEVSKGRSEETRLEKMPRLQRSLDG